Proteins from one Mesorhizobium sp. M9A.F.Ca.ET.002.03.1.2 genomic window:
- a CDS encoding ABC transporter ATP-binding protein — MTEAVIALKDVSLTLGEGASSVHVLKGVSLDMASGEATGIVGPSGSGKSTLLMVLAGLERVDSGTVRIAGELLNDKSEDQVASFRGRNIGIVFQSFHLIPNMTALENVAVPLELAGHADPFGVAARELQAVGLTDRVTHYPGELSGGEQQRVAIARALAPSPRILIADEPTGNLDQTTGRQVADLLFAKAAERGMTLVLVTHDPALAARCSRQVSMRSGRIEDAPLLKVTA; from the coding sequence TTGACAGAAGCCGTCATCGCGCTGAAAGACGTATCGCTGACGCTCGGTGAAGGAGCGTCTTCCGTCCATGTGCTGAAAGGCGTCAGCCTCGACATGGCGAGCGGCGAGGCAACCGGTATCGTTGGGCCGTCGGGCTCGGGAAAGTCAACGCTGCTGATGGTTCTTGCCGGCTTGGAAAGGGTCGATTCGGGTACGGTACGAATTGCCGGCGAATTGTTGAATGACAAGAGCGAAGACCAGGTCGCATCGTTTCGTGGCCGAAACATCGGCATCGTCTTCCAGTCCTTCCATCTCATACCCAACATGACGGCGCTTGAAAATGTCGCAGTGCCGCTGGAACTTGCCGGCCATGCCGATCCGTTTGGAGTGGCGGCGCGCGAGCTGCAGGCGGTGGGCCTGACTGACCGCGTCACCCATTATCCCGGCGAATTGTCCGGCGGCGAACAGCAGCGTGTGGCGATCGCCCGGGCGCTGGCGCCTTCGCCGCGCATCCTGATCGCCGACGAGCCGACCGGCAATCTCGATCAGACGACGGGGCGGCAGGTCGCCGATCTTTTGTTCGCCAAGGCGGCCGAGCGCGGCATGACGTTGGTGCTTGTAACTCACGATCCGGCGCTCGCCGCACGCTGCTCAAGGCAGGTTTCGATGCGGTCGGGCCGGATCGAGGACGCGCCGTTGCTCAAAGTGACAGCGTAG
- a CDS encoding arylesterase yields the protein MAFKHTLAAAFILFLGICGAISSARAEPFKIVGFGDSLMAGFGLGPDEGFTQKLEAALRAKGHDVTVANAGVSGDTSSGGLSRLDWSVPDSTQLVILELGANDMLRGVSPDITRKNLDAMLAKLKQRKIAVLLAGMRAAPNLGADYQNGFDAIFPELAEKYGVPLYPFFLDGVAGKPALQLDGLHPNARGVDLMVERILPAVEKAITAVQDNS from the coding sequence ATGGCTTTCAAACACACTCTTGCCGCAGCCTTCATCCTTTTTCTCGGAATTTGCGGCGCCATTTCGTCGGCGCGCGCCGAACCCTTCAAGATCGTCGGCTTCGGCGACAGCCTGATGGCGGGCTTTGGCCTCGGGCCGGACGAAGGCTTCACCCAAAAACTTGAGGCAGCACTTCGCGCCAAGGGCCACGATGTGACGGTCGCCAATGCAGGCGTTTCCGGCGATACATCGAGTGGCGGCCTGTCGCGGCTCGACTGGTCGGTGCCGGACAGCACGCAACTCGTCATTCTCGAGCTCGGCGCCAACGACATGCTGCGTGGCGTTTCTCCCGACATCACGCGAAAGAATCTGGACGCCATGCTGGCGAAGCTGAAGCAGCGCAAGATCGCCGTGCTGCTGGCCGGCATGCGCGCCGCACCCAATCTCGGCGCCGACTACCAGAATGGCTTTGACGCGATCTTCCCGGAACTGGCGGAAAAATACGGCGTCCCGCTCTATCCGTTCTTTCTCGACGGCGTCGCCGGCAAGCCCGCCTTGCAGCTAGATGGCCTGCACCCGAATGCGCGGGGCGTCGACCTTATGGTCGAGCGCATCCTGCCGGCCGTCGAAAAGGCCATCACAGCAGTGCAAGACAATTCCTGA
- the thpR gene encoding RNA 2',3'-cyclic phosphodiesterase → MPRLFTALEIPRDAALSLSLLRGGLPGARWIDVENYHLTLRFIGDVEGHVADEIANALDRVHRPSFSLTLSGVGAFGQKKPHAVWAGVSASPDLSALQSEIERICQRLGIPADPRKFMPHVTLARLRNSSPLDVAQYLSARGNFSTLPFRVGRFVLMSSRDSVGGGPYIVEEAWPLSGADSRASIRIANASDASRIMR, encoded by the coding sequence ATGCCGCGTCTTTTTACCGCCCTCGAAATACCCCGTGACGCCGCCCTTTCGCTGTCCCTGCTCCGGGGCGGCCTGCCCGGAGCCCGCTGGATCGACGTCGAGAACTACCATCTGACGCTACGCTTCATCGGCGATGTCGAGGGCCATGTCGCCGACGAGATCGCCAACGCACTCGACCGCGTCCATCGCCCGTCCTTCTCGTTGACGCTGTCCGGCGTCGGCGCCTTCGGCCAGAAAAAACCGCATGCGGTGTGGGCCGGCGTTTCCGCCTCGCCTGATCTTTCGGCGCTGCAAAGCGAGATCGAGCGCATCTGCCAGCGCCTCGGTATCCCTGCCGACCCCCGCAAGTTCATGCCGCATGTGACGCTGGCACGCTTACGCAATTCGAGCCCGCTCGACGTCGCCCAATACCTGTCGGCACGCGGCAATTTTTCGACGCTGCCCTTCCGTGTCGGTCGCTTTGTCCTGATGTCGTCGCGCGATTCCGTGGGTGGCGGTCCCTACATCGTCGAGGAGGCCTGGCCATTATCGGGTGCCGACAGCCGCGCCTCGATCCGCATCGCCAACGCCTCCGACGCTTCGCGGATCATGCGGTAG
- a CDS encoding low molecular weight protein-tyrosine-phosphatase, which yields MSAKPIKSILFVCLGNICRSPLAEGVLRAVLAERGLDQHILLDSAGTSDWEAGSAPDPRSMSIAERHGIDISRQRARKLTPDDFSRFDLILGMDRSNLRDLKALAPAAMRHRVHLFLEFAVGRVSDVPDPYHDGPDAFASVYRMIREASEALAMRIEARLSAPDNGQASSTM from the coding sequence ATGAGCGCAAAGCCGATAAAATCCATTCTTTTTGTCTGTCTTGGCAATATTTGCCGCTCGCCATTGGCGGAGGGCGTGTTGCGCGCCGTCCTGGCGGAGCGCGGCCTCGATCAGCATATCCTGCTCGATTCGGCCGGAACCAGCGACTGGGAAGCCGGCTCAGCACCAGACCCGCGCTCGATGTCGATCGCAGAGCGGCACGGTATCGATATTTCCAGACAGAGGGCGCGCAAGCTGACGCCAGACGATTTTTCCCGTTTCGACCTTATTCTAGGCATGGACCGATCGAATCTCCGGGATCTGAAAGCGCTAGCGCCCGCCGCCATGCGCCACCGTGTCCATCTGTTCCTGGAGTTCGCGGTCGGAAGGGTGAGCGACGTGCCGGACCCCTATCACGACGGGCCGGACGCGTTTGCCTCGGTCTACCGCATGATCCGCGAAGCGTCGGAGGCGTTGGCGATGCGGATCGAGGCGCGGCTGTCGGCACCCGATAATGGCCAGGCCTCCTCGACGATGTAG
- a CDS encoding 4a-hydroxytetrahydrobiopterin dehydratase produces MAREKLSKEAAAEALARLDGWSLGRDGGSITRTFIFKDFSEAFAFMTRVALAAEKMDHHPDWSNIYKTVNVTLNTHDAGGLTALDFELAKEMDRYFD; encoded by the coding sequence ATGGCGAGAGAGAAACTGAGCAAGGAGGCGGCAGCTGAGGCGTTGGCCCGCCTCGACGGCTGGTCGCTGGGCAGGGATGGCGGCTCGATCACGCGCACCTTCATCTTCAAGGATTTCTCTGAAGCCTTCGCCTTCATGACCCGCGTCGCCTTGGCGGCGGAGAAGATGGACCATCACCCAGACTGGTCGAATATCTACAAGACGGTGAACGTGACGCTCAACACCCACGATGCCGGCGGCCTGACCGCGCTCGATTTCGAACTGGCCAAGGAGATGGATCGCTATTTCGATTAG
- a CDS encoding YkvA family protein, with amino-acid sequence MAQKSGFDFFGFGDKLGDESDVREIFWSTAKKAARQIPFMEELVAAYYCAMDKNTPLRAKGILVAALGYFVLPTDVIPDFVFGLGFTDDIAVLTAAITTVKAHITPAHRLAAKQALADRS; translated from the coding sequence ATGGCGCAAAAATCCGGTTTTGATTTCTTCGGCTTTGGCGACAAGCTCGGCGACGAGAGCGACGTGCGCGAGATATTCTGGAGCACGGCCAAGAAGGCTGCCAGGCAGATTCCGTTCATGGAAGAGCTGGTCGCTGCCTACTACTGTGCCATGGACAAGAACACGCCGCTGCGCGCCAAGGGCATCCTGGTGGCGGCGCTTGGCTATTTCGTGCTGCCGACGGACGTCATTCCAGACTTCGTCTTCGGACTGGGCTTTACCGACGACATCGCTGTGCTGACCGCCGCGATCACAACCGTCAAAGCCCATATTACGCCCGCGCACCGGCTCGCCGCCAAGCAGGCGCTCGCCGATAGGAGCTGA
- a CDS encoding invasion associated locus B family protein: MRGLIATISSLVLVAMTAPALAQSATKIGQHNAWGTYSYQASAGKVCYVLTVPTDKQPPTLDHGDMFFFVSQRPGQQVSYEPQFIAGYNFQEGSKATVTIDGKSFSMFTRGKSAWVENAAEEPVLIAAMKSGSDMKVQAKSGRGNTTTYVFSLKGISAALSSIAKCN; encoded by the coding sequence ATGCGCGGATTGATTGCTACAATTTCGAGCCTGGTCCTGGTGGCCATGACAGCGCCTGCACTGGCGCAGTCGGCAACCAAGATCGGCCAGCATAATGCCTGGGGCACCTACAGCTACCAGGCGTCGGCCGGCAAGGTTTGCTATGTGCTGACCGTGCCGACCGACAAGCAGCCGCCAACGCTTGACCACGGCGACATGTTCTTCTTCGTCAGCCAGCGGCCGGGACAGCAGGTGTCTTACGAGCCGCAATTCATCGCCGGCTACAATTTCCAGGAAGGTTCCAAGGCCACCGTCACCATCGACGGCAAGAGCTTTTCGATGTTCACGCGCGGCAAGTCGGCCTGGGTCGAGAACGCCGCCGAGGAGCCGGTGCTGATCGCCGCGATGAAATCCGGCAGCGACATGAAGGTGCAGGCGAAATCCGGCCGCGGCAACACCACCACCTATGTCTTTTCGCTGAAGGGCATTTCGGCGGCGCTGTCGTCCATCGCCAAGTGCAACTAG
- the rlmN gene encoding 23S rRNA (adenine(2503)-C(2))-methyltransferase RlmN: MTLSFDLTAEGARDPLRARATPPEKPSLIGLTRVELGAALVASGIVPERQAKMRAQQLWHWMYVRGVSDFAGMLNISKDLRTELDKHFTVARPEIVEEQISSDGTRKWLFRFPPRGAGRPVEIETVYIPEEGRGTLCISSQVGCTLTCSFCHTGTQKLVRNLTSEEILAQLLTARDRLGDFPNRDTPDGAIVPAEGRKVSNIVMMGMGEPLYNFEAVKKALLIASDGDGLSLSKRRITLSTSGVVPEIFRTGEEIGVMLAISLHATNDDLRDLLVPINKKYPLKELIAACRAYPGLSNAKRITFEYVMLKDVNDSLEDAKGLIKLLKGIPAKINLIPFNPWPGTNYQCSDWETIEKFADYINNAGYASPIRTPRGRDILAACGQLKSESERMRKADRLALEAMMIAGHGEA; encoded by the coding sequence ATGACCCTGTCGTTCGATCTCACCGCCGAAGGCGCCCGTGACCCGTTGCGCGCCCGCGCCACGCCGCCTGAAAAGCCGTCGCTGATCGGCTTGACGCGCGTCGAGCTTGGCGCTGCCCTCGTTGCATCAGGCATCGTGCCGGAGCGCCAGGCCAAGATGCGCGCCCAGCAGCTCTGGCATTGGATGTATGTGCGCGGCGTCTCCGACTTCGCCGGCATGCTCAACATCTCCAAAGATTTGCGCACCGAGCTGGATAAGCATTTCACCGTCGCTAGACCCGAGATCGTCGAGGAGCAGATTTCCTCCGACGGCACGCGCAAATGGCTTTTCCGCTTTCCGCCGCGCGGCGCCGGCCGGCCGGTTGAGATCGAGACCGTCTACATTCCCGAAGAAGGACGCGGCACGCTCTGCATCTCCTCGCAGGTCGGCTGCACACTGACCTGCTCCTTCTGCCATACCGGCACGCAGAAGCTGGTGCGCAACCTGACGTCAGAGGAAATCCTCGCCCAGCTTTTGACCGCCCGCGACCGGCTCGGCGATTTCCCTAACCGCGACACGCCAGACGGCGCCATCGTGCCGGCCGAGGGCCGGAAAGTGTCCAACATCGTCATGATGGGCATGGGCGAGCCGCTCTACAATTTCGAAGCGGTGAAGAAGGCGCTGCTGATCGCGTCCGACGGCGACGGGCTTTCCCTATCGAAAAGGCGCATCACGCTGTCGACCTCCGGCGTCGTGCCGGAGATCTTCCGCACCGGCGAGGAGATCGGCGTCATGCTGGCGATCTCGCTGCACGCCACCAATGACGATCTGCGTGACCTGCTGGTGCCGATCAACAAGAAGTACCCATTGAAGGAGTTGATCGCCGCCTGCCGCGCCTATCCCGGCCTGTCGAACGCCAAGCGCATCACCTTCGAATATGTGATGCTGAAGGACGTCAACGATTCGCTCGAGGACGCCAAGGGCCTGATCAAGCTGCTCAAGGGCATTCCGGCCAAGATCAATCTGATCCCGTTCAACCCGTGGCCGGGGACCAACTACCAGTGCTCGGACTGGGAGACGATCGAGAAATTCGCCGACTATATCAACAATGCCGGCTATGCCTCGCCGATCCGCACGCCGCGCGGCCGTGATATCCTGGCTGCCTGCGGCCAGCTCAAGTCGGAGTCGGAGCGCATGCGCAAGGCCGACCGGCTGGCGCTGGAAGCTATGATGATCGCGGGGCACGGCGAGGCGTGA
- a CDS encoding LysE family translocator, which yields MSFIPDTTTLIQFAIATVILAITPGPDMTLFVSRTLSHGRATGFASMAGALCGTLIHTTLVVVGISALIVASPAAFFVLKIFGAAYLVFLAWQAITRGSAFSPEKKTGPRKISLFRSWAAGLGVNLLNPKIILFFMTFLPQFVSAHDPNAPGKLFFLGAMFVVLSIPVTAPMVLAAEKFSAAMKASPRVTRVVDYLFAGVFSAFALKILTAQAK from the coding sequence ATGTCCTTCATTCCCGATACCACCACGCTGATCCAGTTCGCCATCGCCACCGTGATCCTGGCGATCACGCCGGGGCCTGACATGACGCTGTTCGTGTCGCGCACGCTGAGCCATGGCCGCGCCACCGGCTTTGCCTCGATGGCCGGCGCTCTGTGCGGCACGCTGATCCACACCACACTGGTGGTGGTCGGCATCTCGGCGCTGATCGTCGCCTCGCCGGCGGCCTTTTTTGTCCTGAAGATTTTCGGCGCCGCCTACCTCGTCTTCCTGGCATGGCAAGCGATCACCAGGGGATCGGCCTTTTCACCGGAGAAGAAGACCGGGCCGCGGAAGATCTCGCTGTTTCGCAGCTGGGCGGCGGGGCTCGGCGTCAATCTGCTCAATCCGAAGATCATCCTGTTCTTCATGACCTTCCTGCCGCAGTTCGTCTCGGCGCACGACCCGAACGCGCCCGGAAAGCTGTTCTTTCTCGGCGCGATGTTCGTCGTGCTGTCGATCCCGGTAACGGCGCCGATGGTGCTGGCGGCGGAAAAATTCTCGGCGGCGATGAAGGCCAGCCCGCGCGTCACGCGCGTCGTCGACTATCTGTTCGCTGGCGTGTTCTCGGCCTTCGCGCTCAAGATCCTGACGGCTCAGGCGAAGTAG
- a CDS encoding argininosuccinate synthase, with translation MSKPKNVKKVVLAYSGGLDTSIILKWLQTELGAEVVTFTADLGQGGELEPARRKAEMMGIRDIRIMDVREEFVSDFVFPMFRANAVYEGTYLLGTSIARPLISKHLVEIARETGADAIAHGATGKGNDQVRFELSAYALNPDIKVIAPWRDWSFKSRTDLINFAEQHQIPVPKDKKGEAPFSVDANLLHSSSEGKVLEDPWSEPPEFVHQRTISPMDAPDKVTEIEIEFLKGDPIALDGKKLSPATMLAALNDLGRDNGIGRLDLVENRFVGMKSRGVYETPGGTILLSAHRAIESITLDRGAAHLKDEFMPRYAELIYNGFWFAPERLMLQAMIDKSQEDVEGTVRLKLYKGNVIVTGRKSKKTLYSDALVTFEDDRGAYDQKDAEGFIRLNALRLRTLAARNRKG, from the coding sequence ATGTCGAAACCAAAAAACGTCAAGAAAGTCGTGCTCGCCTATTCCGGCGGCCTCGACACCTCCATCATCCTGAAATGGCTGCAGACCGAACTCGGCGCCGAGGTCGTCACCTTCACCGCCGATCTCGGCCAGGGCGGCGAGCTGGAGCCGGCGCGGCGCAAGGCCGAGATGATGGGCATCAGGGACATCCGCATCATGGACGTTCGTGAGGAATTCGTATCCGACTTCGTCTTCCCGATGTTCCGCGCCAACGCCGTCTATGAAGGCACCTATCTGCTAGGCACCTCGATCGCCCGCCCGCTGATCTCGAAGCATCTGGTCGAGATCGCCAGGGAGACCGGCGCCGATGCCATCGCCCACGGCGCGACCGGCAAGGGCAACGACCAGGTCCGTTTCGAGCTTTCGGCCTATGCGCTGAACCCCGACATTAAGGTCATCGCGCCATGGCGCGATTGGTCCTTCAAGTCGCGCACCGATCTGATCAACTTCGCCGAGCAGCACCAGATTCCGGTGCCGAAGGACAAGAAGGGCGAGGCGCCGTTTTCGGTCGACGCCAACCTGTTGCACTCGTCTTCCGAGGGCAAAGTGCTGGAAGACCCGTGGAGCGAGCCGCCGGAATTTGTCCACCAGCGCACCATTTCGCCGATGGACGCACCGGACAAGGTCACCGAGATCGAAATCGAGTTCCTGAAGGGCGATCCGATCGCGCTCGATGGCAAGAAGCTGTCACCGGCGACGATGCTGGCCGCACTTAACGATCTCGGCCGCGACAACGGCATCGGCCGGCTCGACCTTGTCGAGAACCGTTTCGTCGGCATGAAATCGCGCGGCGTCTACGAAACTCCCGGCGGCACCATCCTGCTATCAGCCCACCGGGCGATCGAATCGATTACGCTCGACCGAGGTGCTGCCCACCTCAAGGACGAGTTCATGCCGCGCTACGCCGAGCTGATCTACAACGGCTTCTGGTTCGCGCCCGAGCGCCTGATGCTGCAGGCGATGATCGACAAGAGCCAGGAAGATGTCGAAGGCACGGTGCGGCTGAAGCTCTACAAGGGCAACGTCATCGTCACCGGCCGCAAGTCGAAGAAGACGCTCTATTCCGACGCGCTGGTCACCTTCGAGGACGACCGCGGCGCCTACGATCAGAAGGACGCCGAAGGGTTCATCCGCCTCAACGCGCTGAGGCTCAGGACGCTTGCCGCGCGCAACCGCAAGGGTTGA
- a CDS encoding lytic transglycosylase domain-containing protein, translating to MAFLAKGKIFAAAASMMLAAATGAQAAQCGNTGAGFEAWKAEFAAEAKANGVGSKGLAALANARYATKTISADRAIHKAFSGSVDAFMKRRGASAIISKGRSLRKSNAALFDKIERTYGVPPGVLLAIWGMETGFGSYLGKQNTVSAILTLTYDCRRPEFFYPHGVAALKLVDRGALSASSVGAMHGEIGHTQFLPGNVLKYGVGNRNLRDKSTALASTANFLKGHGWRAGASYEANMGAIAGWNSASVYQQAIARMATAIDAD from the coding sequence ATGGCATTTCTTGCCAAGGGAAAGATTTTCGCGGCGGCGGCATCGATGATGCTTGCGGCGGCGACAGGCGCACAGGCCGCCCAGTGCGGCAACACCGGTGCGGGTTTCGAAGCGTGGAAGGCTGAGTTCGCCGCAGAGGCGAAGGCCAACGGTGTGGGCTCGAAGGGTCTAGCCGCTCTGGCGAACGCGCGCTACGCAACGAAGACGATCTCCGCCGACCGCGCTATCCATAAGGCTTTCAGTGGCTCGGTGGACGCTTTCATGAAGCGCCGTGGCGCTTCCGCGATCATTTCCAAGGGCCGTTCGCTGAGGAAGTCGAACGCGGCGCTGTTCGACAAGATCGAACGGACCTACGGCGTGCCGCCGGGTGTGTTGCTCGCCATCTGGGGTATGGAGACTGGCTTCGGTTCCTACTTGGGCAAACAGAATACGGTCTCCGCCATTTTAACCCTTACCTATGATTGCCGCCGCCCGGAGTTCTTTTACCCGCATGGCGTTGCGGCCCTGAAGCTGGTTGATCGCGGAGCGTTGAGCGCCTCGTCGGTCGGCGCCATGCATGGCGAGATTGGCCACACGCAGTTCCTGCCGGGAAATGTTCTGAAGTATGGGGTCGGCAACAGAAATCTGCGCGACAAGAGCACGGCATTGGCTTCCACTGCCAACTTCCTCAAGGGCCATGGCTGGCGGGCCGGCGCGAGTTATGAGGCGAATATGGGCGCAATTGCCGGCTGGAATTCCGCGAGCGTCTACCAGCAGGCCATCGCCCGCATGGCCACGGCGATCGATGCCGACTGA
- a CDS encoding NAD(P)/FAD-dependent oxidoreductase: MEDVDVVVIGAGSAGLSAAKTLRAAGVSFKLFEAMSRIGGRAWTSDRHFGVPFDIGCAWLHAADRNPYFPEAQAARWTLHHHDMNVDHLYYRNRKASEDEEAAMKVADIRLFEMLAAHEVKDGDDDRLSVLLARGHAPRAAATFAGPMDFGADEDEISIRDFQAAADLDPNYFTKEGFGALVARFGADVPVELSTPVRKILWDVPGVACVTDRGTIRAKAAIVTASPAVLAFEEIEFSPALPDAHFAAFFDLPMGMLTKLPVEIRGTRLGLEPFDDLLIERLARHDIYFLCFPFDLDLMVGFVGGDFAWEMSAAGEAAGIDFVVDRLCSIFGGDIRKHVGRAMMTNWGGERFVRGAYAAARPGRSGARAALMQPVAEKIFFAGEHLAGPLMQTCGGARLSGEAVARTVAAQLAAK; the protein is encoded by the coding sequence ATGGAAGACGTTGATGTCGTGGTCATTGGCGCCGGCTCGGCGGGACTTTCCGCCGCCAAGACCCTGCGCGCAGCCGGCGTTTCCTTCAAGCTGTTCGAAGCGATGAGCCGCATTGGCGGCCGCGCCTGGACCAGCGATCGGCATTTCGGCGTTCCTTTCGACATCGGCTGCGCCTGGCTGCACGCGGCCGACCGCAATCCCTACTTTCCCGAGGCGCAAGCCGCCCGCTGGACGCTGCACCATCACGACATGAATGTCGACCATCTCTATTATCGCAACCGAAAGGCGAGCGAGGACGAAGAGGCCGCGATGAAGGTGGCCGATATCAGGCTGTTCGAAATGCTGGCCGCGCATGAGGTGAAGGATGGTGACGACGACCGCCTTTCGGTGTTGCTCGCCAGAGGCCATGCACCGCGCGCCGCCGCCACCTTCGCCGGGCCGATGGATTTCGGTGCCGACGAGGACGAGATATCGATCCGCGATTTTCAGGCCGCCGCCGATCTCGACCCGAACTATTTCACCAAGGAGGGATTTGGCGCCTTGGTCGCCCGTTTCGGTGCCGACGTGCCGGTCGAGCTGTCGACACCGGTGCGGAAAATCCTCTGGGACGTGCCTGGCGTCGCCTGCGTAACCGATCGTGGCACCATTCGCGCCAAGGCAGCCATCGTCACCGCTTCGCCGGCGGTGCTCGCTTTCGAGGAGATCGAATTCTCGCCGGCGCTGCCCGACGCGCATTTCGCTGCCTTCTTCGACCTGCCGATGGGCATGCTGACCAAGCTGCCGGTCGAAATCAGGGGCACAAGGCTGGGGCTTGAGCCATTCGACGACCTGCTGATCGAGCGGCTGGCCAGGCACGACATCTACTTTCTTTGCTTTCCCTTCGATCTCGACCTGATGGTCGGTTTCGTCGGCGGCGATTTCGCCTGGGAGATGTCGGCGGCAGGCGAGGCGGCAGGCATCGACTTCGTCGTCGACCGGCTATGCAGCATCTTCGGCGGCGACATTCGAAAACATGTCGGACGCGCCATGATGACCAATTGGGGCGGCGAGCGGTTCGTGCGCGGCGCCTATGCGGCGGCCCGCCCCGGCCGTTCGGGCGCGCGCGCCGCGCTGATGCAGCCGGTGGCGGAAAAGATCTTCTTCGCCGGGGAGCATCTGGCCGGTCCGCTGATGCAGACCTGCGGCGGCGCCAGGCTGTCGGGCGAGGCGGTGGCGAGGACGGTCGCCGCCCAGCTTGCGGCAAAATAG
- a CDS encoding putative zinc-binding metallopeptidase — MKLFDCPHCGHRLYFENAQCLNCASSVLYDPGHGRFALSGADGVFQCTNADECACNWKAEPGHAFCRACMLNQLIPDLSVDGNRRRWIRVEAAKKRAIYSLLATGLPVAPKQNAGDEAGLAFDFLADPIGGPGGERILTGHDNGLITLNVAEADSAEREKRRVEMGENYRTLLGHFRHELGHYYWDRLIRDDPQRLVAFRALFGDERADYEQALKTYHTNGAPPDWQQGHISAYATSHPWEDWAETWAHYLHITDTLEMVHALNFPLGRLETVEANGLPRSDTGGELQPAPSEPVAVPEPFEKILARWLVLSEASNSINRCMGLPDLYPFVISEVTAQKLAFVHELLNGVAKETGIKREPAEAF, encoded by the coding sequence ATGAAGCTCTTCGATTGCCCGCATTGCGGCCACCGCCTCTATTTCGAGAACGCCCAGTGCCTGAACTGCGCCAGCTCCGTGCTCTACGATCCCGGGCATGGGCGCTTCGCGTTATCCGGCGCCGACGGCGTTTTCCAATGCACCAACGCCGACGAGTGCGCCTGCAACTGGAAGGCGGAACCGGGCCATGCCTTCTGCCGCGCCTGCATGCTGAACCAGTTGATCCCAGACCTTTCGGTCGATGGCAACCGCCGTCGCTGGATCCGCGTCGAAGCGGCAAAGAAGCGGGCCATCTATTCGCTGCTCGCCACAGGATTGCCGGTCGCACCCAAGCAGAACGCCGGCGACGAGGCCGGCCTCGCCTTCGACTTCCTCGCCGATCCGATCGGCGGTCCGGGTGGCGAGCGTATCCTGACCGGCCATGACAACGGCCTGATCACGCTCAACGTCGCCGAGGCGGACTCGGCCGAGCGCGAAAAGCGGCGCGTCGAGATGGGCGAGAACTACCGCACCTTGCTCGGCCATTTCCGCCACGAGCTCGGCCACTACTATTGGGACCGCCTGATCCGCGACGACCCGCAAAGGCTTGTCGCCTTCCGCGCACTGTTCGGCGACGAGCGCGCCGATTACGAGCAGGCGCTGAAGACCTACCATACCAATGGCGCGCCGCCCGACTGGCAGCAGGGCCACATTTCGGCCTATGCCACGTCCCATCCCTGGGAGGATTGGGCCGAGACATGGGCACACTATCTGCACATCACCGACACGCTGGAGATGGTGCATGCGCTGAATTTTCCGCTCGGCCGGCTGGAAACCGTGGAGGCCAACGGCCTGCCGCGCAGCGATACCGGCGGTGAGCTACAGCCGGCGCCGTCGGAACCTGTCGCCGTACCGGAGCCGTTCGAAAAGATCCTCGCCCGCTGGCTGGTGCTGTCAGAAGCGTCCAACTCGATCAACCGCTGCATGGGCCTACCCGACCTCTATCCTTTCGTCATCTCGGAGGTGACCGCGCAAAAGCTGGCTTTCGTCCACGAACTCCTGAACGGCGTAGCGAAAGAAACTGGAATAAAACGTGAGCCGGCCGAGGCATTTTAG
- a CDS encoding DUF1236 domain-containing protein, producing MNRILLPAVAGALVAMSGAALAETAVSAVADLNVRAGPGPQYPVIGTLAAGQSATLEGCIENSKWCTIAEANGQGWIYSDYVTADFGGNEVVLTRRPADAEISIVEAPADSEYSDTYTGTIVSAEPIEPIRRPPAEVRTYIDTNRLDPVYLEGEVVPGAILPDTVELREIPDYDYRYVYVNDQPALVDPGTRRIMYVER from the coding sequence ATGAACCGCATACTGCTTCCTGCCGTCGCTGGAGCGCTAGTCGCCATGTCGGGTGCAGCCTTGGCCGAAACCGCCGTCTCGGCCGTTGCCGATCTCAACGTGCGCGCCGGCCCCGGCCCGCAATACCCGGTCATCGGCACGCTTGCCGCCGGTCAGTCGGCAACGCTCGAGGGCTGCATCGAAAACAGCAAATGGTGCACCATTGCCGAGGCCAATGGCCAGGGCTGGATCTATTCCGATTACGTGACGGCCGATTTCGGCGGCAACGAGGTCGTTCTGACCCGTCGCCCGGCCGACGCCGAGATTTCCATCGTCGAAGCGCCCGCCGACAGCGAGTATTCCGACACCTATACCGGAACAATCGTTTCCGCCGAGCCGATCGAGCCCATTAGGCGGCCGCCGGCCGAAGTTCGCACCTATATCGACACGAACCGGCTCGACCCGGTCTATCTCGAGGGCGAAGTGGTTCCGGGCGCGATCTTGCCCGATACCGTCGAGCTGCGGGAGATTCCGGACTACGACTACCGCTATGTCTATGTGAACGACCAACCGGCGCTGGTCGATCCGGGCACCCGACGCATCATGTACGTCGAGCGCTGA